The sequence CTGGCATCATTATCATGATAATTATCCCCATTTGAGTCTgaaccactctaagcaacaatgcaagtgTGTTCGGGATGCGGTTCTACCTCtctaaatgcaaaatgttgcttcaggattgggttgcatcggcaaccgaactaatgatagggagtgaagtgattgagtgtgtcgaccgcttcacttatcttggaagtctcatcagcctttgtggtctggtgtgtgacaaaatctcagtaCGGATACAGAAAGCTCGACTAACTTTtgtcaacttgcgtcatttatggcgtaggcgagatatccgtctatcaaccaaagaacgtgtttactgcgcagcagttcgttccgtcctactatatatggcagtgaaacatggccggtaagagtagaagatattcgtaggttactagtattcgatcatagatatcttcgaaacattgttcgtatatcctgggaccatcgagtaattaatgtagttgttaggaaacgggtaataggtaaggatggcaaatcagttgatgaagtagtgaaacttcatcagttgagatggctgggacatgtgttacgtatgcccaacgaccgactgcctcgacgtgctatgttcagtgatataggagtagattggaagaaaactaggggcggccaaaccaaaacatggcacaagtccatgaagtcactgacaagtggactgagtcatgttggcaggtgtagacgacgtggttggggaccacgagatgatagcaaccgatggttagagacgttgaatgacatggctcaaaatcgtttgcaatggc comes from Schistosoma haematobium chromosome 3, whole genome shotgun sequence and encodes:
- the TFIP11_2 gene encoding Tuftelin-interacting protein 11 (EggNog:ENOG410V5JG~COG:A), coding for MRFYLSKCKMLLQDWVASATELMIGSEVIECVDRFTYLGSLISLCGLVCDKISVRIQKARLTFVNLRHLWRRRDIRLSTKERVYCAAVRSVLLYMAVKHGR